The Bradyrhizobium sp. WSM471 genome includes the window TTTCGCGCGGCCTCGATCGAACCCTCGTGATAGTCGAAGCCGTAGAAGCGGGAGTTCGGGAAGGCTTCCGCCATCAGCCGTGTCGAGACGCCGTGCCCGCAGCCGACATCGGCGACCTTGGCGCCGCGCTTCAGCTTGTCCACGACGCCGTCGAGCGAGGGCAGCCATTCCTGCACCAGATGATGCATGTACCCGGTCCGGAAAAAGCGGGCGGTGCCGCAGAACAGGCATTCGCTGCGCCGGTTCCACCCGACGCCCTTGCCGGATTTGAATGCGTCCGAGACCTTCGGCTCGTCGAGAAAAGCCGAGGCAATGACATTGCCGAACGCGCCGAGGAACACCGGACTGTTCTCGTCGGCAAGCGCCATCGCCTGCTCCGGCAGCATCGAGAATTTTGCCGAAGCGGAATCGTATTCGATGTAGCCGGACGCCGCCTGGCTCGCGAGCCATTCGCGGACGTAGCGCTCCGCGGTCCCGGTGGCGCTTGCGAACTCGGACGAGTTCATCGGTCCCTTGGCGGCAAGGGTACGGTAGAGACCGAGCTTGTCCCCGAGCAGGACCAGCGACGCATTCATCGCCGCCCCGAATTCGGTGACCATCTTGCCCATAAAGGCATTCAACCTGTCGGAATTGACCTCCATGACAGCCTCCGTGCTGACGCGCCCCCTCAGGTGGGTCGATCCGGAATGCGGGAAGTTCAATTGACAGGAAAACGTGATCCCGGAACTCAAGGGAAGACTGGTGTCGCGATGCTGGCATTCATGATGCCTGGTGGGTATAATTCGCAAGCTTTTCGACGGTTATTTGGATGTCCAGGCTTACCCGCTCTTGCGGTCTCGCGGTTTTTCTTGCCCTGCTCTGCCTCGGCGAAGCGCCGGCTCATGCGCAAGCCGCACCCCTGCAATATTGGATCCCCGGCGGACCTTTCGGCTTCGGCGGCGTTGCCGGTCAGAGCGCCGACAGCTACGGCAATGTCCCGAGCTTCAATGGCGGCGACGCAAGCAGCCGCAGCAATTTTGCGAACGGCTTCTTTGTCGGCAGCCAGCATGGCAATCTCAATTGGAGCGGCCTCAGCCCGGCCGGACTGAGCGGCAATTTCAGCGCGCTCTCCTACGACAGCACGCAGTTCGGCTACAACACCAAGACCGCGGGCGGCATGCCCGTCACGTTCTTTGCCGGTTTCGACACACTGAAATACGGCGGCGGCATTGGCAGCTCGCTTGCGCCGCTCACCTCCAGCGCCTCGCCCGGCTATGGTGCATTCGCGGGTGTCGAGTTCAAACCGACCTCCAACCTCAGCCTGTCGTTCGGCGCCGGCTTCACCCAACAGCAATCCGGGCGCATGGACAGCGACATCAACTCGTCGATATTGCCCGGCGAGTCGCCGGCCCTGGGCGGCCTTCGGCGCTAGACTGCATCATCCGCGCATCACCAGCTCCGGGCCGCGCCTCAGCGATTTCGGCAAATTCGGTCCGGCTCCGAAACGGATCACAATGTCGGGACGCCGCTCACCGAGTCCGAGTGAGGCTGCGAATTGCGATCTCAGTGTCGGCACCTCGACCGGCTGGTTGACGAAGGAATATTTCAGCCCCAGTGCGGTCGCCTGCAAACCGAACCGCTGGCAAGCGCGTCCGACCGCGATCCACTGCGATGTGTCGCTGCGGTCGGCGGCAAGCACGAGGATCCCCGCGGAGCTGTCGAGCTCCTCGCGGTACTTTCTGTTCTCGCCCTGCTCGGTGAAGACGAGCTTCAGCAGCGGCCGCGCGACCCATGCCGGCAGTGACGGGCTGCCTGACGCGCGCGAGAATAGCCCGTCCATGGACGCGACCGCATCCGCCTCGTTGAAGCGCATCCAGCTCACGAGTTCGCTCATGAAGGCCTTGTCGCGCATTTGTGCGGAATTGCCTTCGAGCACATAGTCGGTGACTTTGGCGATGGCTGCGCGTTCGGTCAGCAGGATTGCCGACACGTTCGGCTCGCGACAGGCGTCCTCGAGCTGGCGCAACATCTCGGGCGCGACCGGCTTGCCGTCGAATGCCGCACGGGTGCATTGCCTGACTGGAATTGCGGCCGCCAGCGCCGATGCGGCAGGCGGAGCTTGGTCGAGTGCGATCACGATCCGGCCGCCGTCGACCGTCTGGTTTGCGCGCCAACCCAGCGTTGCCGCCGCAAGCGCGAGATTTTCGGCGGCGCAGCCGAGGCTGACGAAGAGGTGGTGATCGTCCGGGTCGACTGCGGGACAGCGGCGTGCGACGTCTGGCCTGATCACGATGACATTATCATGGGCGGAAAAAATCCAGGGCTGGGTGTTGTGGCTGTTGGCCGCGAGTGTCGCAAAACGCACGAACTCGCGGTCTCTCGGGGACGATCGCAGCGGTGCCCGGGCCGCCTGCACCGCGTCCTCATAGCTCCCGTTCGAGGCCTGCGCGGGACTGGCCGTGAGCGTCGCCGCGGAAAGGCCGAACGTATTGGTCATGAATTGTCGTCGGTCGATCGCCATCATCCGCTCCGCGGCCATTCCCGCGCGAGCTTAGCGCAACGGCAGAGCCGGTCGGTTGACCGGCATCAAGGTCGGGAGGGACGCGCTTATCTCACAAACCGCGCCACCAGCTCGACATGCGGCGTGTGCCGGAATTGGTCGACCGGCACCACGGCATCCATCTTGTAGCCGCCATCGATCAGCAGCCGCGCGTCGCGGGCAAATGTCGCGACGTTGCAGGAGACCGCGACCACCACAGGCACCTTGCTCGCGGCGAGCTTCAAGGCCTGCGCCTGCGCGCCCTGGCGCGGCGGGTCGAACACGACGGCGTCGAAATCGCGCAGCTCCGGCGCCACCAGGGGACGGCGGAACAGGTCGCGCGGCTCGGCCTTGATCGGCTTGAGCCCTGGTGTGCGCGCGGCCTTTGCGAGCGCTGCAATGGCGCCGGCGTCGTTGTCATGGGCGGTGACCCGGGACTTTTCGGCGAGCCGCAACGCAAACGGTCCGACACCGCAGAAGAGATCGAGAACGTTCTTGGCCTTGCCGATGCGCTCCGCGACGAGCGACGCAAGCGTCTCTTCACCGGCGACGGTCGCCTGCAGGAACGAGCCCGGCGGCAGCGTCACCTCGGCGCGGCCCATCTGCAGGGTCGGTGGCAGGCGTTGCAGCACCAGTTCGCCGTGCCGTGTCAGCCGCGCCAGGCGGTGCTGCTCGGCGACGCGCGACAGCGCCGTCACGAGTGACGTTGGCAGCGGGCCGGAGCCGCGCACGTCGATGTCGAGACCGTTGGCGGTCGCGGTGACCTGGATGTCCAGCGGTTTCGTCACCGGCATTTTGGACGTCAGCAGCTCGGCGAGCGCCCAGCCGGCATCGAGCGCACCCTCGAGCCCGGGATCGAGGATCGGGCAGCGATCGATCGGGATGACGTCGTGCGAGCTGGCAGCCGAGAAGCCGACCTTGAGGATGTCATGGGTGCCGAACCGGCCGTGCAGCGTCATGCGCCTGCGTCCCGCACCGTGGGCATCGACCAGCGACGCCACCTCGCAGTCGATGCCGGCCTGGGCCAGGGTCTCGACCACGATGCCGCGCTTCCAGGCGTGATACGGTTCGGCCGCCCAGTGCTGGATTGCGCAGCCGCCACAGACGCCGAAATGCGGACAGAACGGCGCGACGCGCTCGGGGCTGGCGACATCCACCGCCAGCAGCTTGCGGCGGTCGGGATGGTTGCCGACGACATGATCGACCTCGACGTTCTCGCCGCCGAGCGTGTAGGGCACATAGATGGCATCGCCGGCGTCGAGCGAGACGCCGTCGCCGCGATGGCCGACGTGATCGATTGTCATGCGCTCAACCACGGCGCGCGCCCAGGAAGAATTCAATATTGCCGTCGCCGCCGGTGATCGCCGAGGGGAACACCTCGATATCGGTGCAGCCGAGCGAGGCCGCAAAGGCGGCGACGTCGTCGCAGATCTCGCGGTGCACGGCGGCGTCGCGGATGATGCCCTTCTTGTTGTGCTTCCGGTCTGCCTCGAATTGCGGCTTGATCAGCGCCAGCAGGCTCATCGGCGCGGCGGCCAGCGACAGCGCCACGGGCAGCACCGTCTTGAGCGAGATGAAGCTGACGTCGATTACGACGACATCGGGCCGCGCTGGCAGGCGCTTGCCGTCATAGGCGCGGATGTCGGTCTCTTCCATCGACACGATCTTGGAGTGACCGCGCAGCGAGGGATGCAGCTGACTGGTGCCGACATCGACGGCAAAAACGAGGCTCGCGCCGTTCGCCAGCAGCACCTCGGTGAATCCGCCGGTGGACGCACCGACATCGAGGCAGACATGATCCTCGATCTCGATCGGGTAGCGCTCCAGCGCGCCGGCGAGCTTGACGCCGCCGCGGGAGACGTAGGGATGCGCGGGCTCGGCCTGGATCACGGCGTCCTCGGCGATGGTCTCCGATGGCTTTGCCACCTGCTTGTCGTCGGCCGTGACGAGCCCGGCCTCGATCGCCGCGCGCGCCCGCGCCCGGCTCTCGAACAGGCCGCGCTCGACCAGCAGAATATCCGCGCGCTTGCGGGCAGGGGACATCATCTCTCCGAAAGACGCCTGAGGCGCTTATGTAGCGATCAATCGCGCGGCCGCCATCCGGACGCAAGCCTCGAACGCGGCCAGATCGTGCCACACGTCGATCGGCATCTGCGCCGGCGTCACCAGCGGGCAGCCATGCAGCTCCAGCGCGTGGATCATCATGAGATTGTCGACGAGGCCAAAATCCTCGACCGTCAGTCCCTGCGCGTCGACCAGCCGCCCGTCCTCGGACGTCACCTCCATGAAGCGGCCGACACGGTCGGCATAGGCGGCGCCGTCGTTGGAATAGGCGAGGCAAAACTTGCGGCGGCCGGCCATGTAGCCGAGCTCGTAGACGGTGCCGGGATCGGCGCCGGCGCCGCGGAACGGCGTGAGGTTGGCGATGATGGCATCGGCCGCGTCCATCATCGCCTCGTTGCCGCAAAAAATCTGCCGCGAGGCGTCGGGAGCGGCGAGGTCGATCTCGTTGTCGAGGGGATAGAGCCCGGTGAGGCCGTTCGCGGCACAGATCGAGACCTTCCACCGGCCGATCTCGACCGCATCTGGCAGGAACACGTCGGGGCCTGCCAGATAGATCTTCATCGAGCTGTTTCGCGGAAGGTCGAAGCTCGCTGTCAGGCGAGCTTGACCGTCTCGGCCTTGACATCCTTGCCGAGCGCTTCGAACACCTTGGCGACGATGCCCTTGGCATCGAGACCGGCACGACCGTACATCGCCGCCGGCGTGTCGTGGTCCTGGAACACGTCGGGCAGCACCATGGTGCGGAACCGCACCAGGCCGCTGTCGAGCGCGCCCTGATCGGTGAGGTACTGCGCGACATGCGAGCCGAAACCGCCGACCGAGCCTTCCTCGATCGTGATCAGGATCTCGTGGTCGCGCGCGAGCTTGAGCACGAGCTCGGTGTCCAGCGGCTTCATGAAGCGCGCATCCGCAATCGTGGTCGAAAGGCCGTGGGCTGCGAGCTCGTCGGCGGCCTTCTCGCATTCGGCGAGGCGCGTGCCGAAGGAGAGCAGGGCGATCTTGCTGCCCTGGCGGACGATGCGGCCCTTGCCGATCTCGAGCGGAACGCCGACTTCCGGCATCTCGATGCCGCGGCCTTCGCCGCGCGGATAGCGCAACGAGCTCGGACGATCGTTGATCGCGACCTGGGTTGCGACCATGTGCACCAGCTCGGCTTCGTCGGCCGCGGCCATGATCACCATGTTCGGCAGACAGCCGAGATAGGCGTTGTCGAACGAGCCGGCATGGGTTGCGCCGTCGGCGCCGACGAGGCCGGCGCGATCGATGGCGAAGCGAACCGGCAGGCTCTGGATCGCAACGTCATGCACGATCTGGTCGTAGCCGCGCTGCAGGAACGTCGAGTAGATCGCGCAGAACGGCTTGTAGCCTTCGGTGGCGAGGCCGGCGGCGAACGTCACTGCGTGCTGCTCGGCAATGCCGACGTCGAAGGTGCGGTCCGGGAACGCCTTGTTGAAGATGTCGACGCCGGTGCCGGACGGCATCGCCGCGGTGATGGCGACGATCTTGTCGTCCTTCTCCGCTTCCTTGACGAGGCTCTGGCCGAACACGTTCTGATAGGCCGGCGCGTTCGGCTTGGACTTGGCCTGGGTGCCGGTCGCGACGTCGAACTTGACCACCGCGTGGTACTTGTCGGCGGAGGCTTCCGCCGGGCCGTAGCCCTTGCCCTTCTGCGTCACGACGTGGAGCAGGATCGGGCCGGTCTCCATGTCGCGCACGTTCTTCAGCACGGGCAGGAGATGGTCGAGGTTGTGGCCGTCGATCGGGCCCACGTAATAGAAGCCGAGCTCCTCGAACAGCGTGCCGCCGTCCATCATGAAGCCGCGGGAATATTCCTCGACGCGATTGGCGCGGTTGGCGAGGATCTTGGGCAGGCGCTGGTTGATCTGCTTGGCCACATCGCGCAGCGTGCGATAGGTCTTGCCCGAGTAGAGCCGCGAGAGATAGGCGCTCATCGCGCCGACCGGCGGCGCGATCGACATGTCGTTGTCGTTGAGGATGACGATCAGGCGCGAGTTCATCGCCCCCGCATTGTTCATGGCCTCATAGGCCATG containing:
- the dxs gene encoding 1-deoxy-D-xylulose-5-phosphate synthase: MNAYSKTPLLDTIRTPDDLRKLKVEQVRQVADELRQETIDAVSVTGGHFGAGLGVVELTTAIHYVFDTPRDRLIWDVGHQAYPHKILTGRRDRIRTLRTGGGLSGFTKRSESDYDPFGAAHSSTSISAGLGMAVARDLSGGKNNVIAVIGDGAMSAGMAYEAMNNAGAMNSRLIVILNDNDMSIAPPVGAMSAYLSRLYSGKTYRTLRDVAKQINQRLPKILANRANRVEEYSRGFMMDGGTLFEELGFYYVGPIDGHNLDHLLPVLKNVRDMETGPILLHVVTQKGKGYGPAEASADKYHAVVKFDVATGTQAKSKPNAPAYQNVFGQSLVKEAEKDDKIVAITAAMPSGTGVDIFNKAFPDRTFDVGIAEQHAVTFAAGLATEGYKPFCAIYSTFLQRGYDQIVHDVAIQSLPVRFAIDRAGLVGADGATHAGSFDNAYLGCLPNMVIMAAADEAELVHMVATQVAINDRPSSLRYPRGEGRGIEMPEVGVPLEIGKGRIVRQGSKIALLSFGTRLAECEKAADELAAHGLSTTIADARFMKPLDTELVLKLARDHEILITIEEGSVGGFGSHVAQYLTDQGALDSGLVRFRTMVLPDVFQDHDTPAAMYGRAGLDAKGIVAKVFEALGKDVKAETVKLA
- a CDS encoding nucleoside 2-deoxyribosyltransferase is translated as MKIYLAGPDVFLPDAVEIGRWKVSICAANGLTGLYPLDNEIDLAAPDASRQIFCGNEAMMDAADAIIANLTPFRGAGADPGTVYELGYMAGRRKFCLAYSNDGAAYADRVGRFMEVTSEDGRLVDAQGLTVEDFGLVDNLMMIHALELHGCPLVTPAQMPIDVWHDLAAFEACVRMAAARLIAT
- a CDS encoding nitroreductase family protein; amino-acid sequence: MTNTFGLSAATLTASPAQASNGSYEDAVQAARAPLRSSPRDREFVRFATLAANSHNTQPWIFSAHDNVIVIRPDVARRCPAVDPDDHHLFVSLGCAAENLALAAATLGWRANQTVDGGRIVIALDQAPPAASALAAAIPVRQCTRAAFDGKPVAPEMLRQLEDACREPNVSAILLTERAAIAKVTDYVLEGNSAQMRDKAFMSELVSWMRFNEADAVASMDGLFSRASGSPSLPAWVARPLLKLVFTEQGENRKYREELDSSAGILVLAADRSDTSQWIAVGRACQRFGLQATALGLKYSFVNQPVEVPTLRSQFAASLGLGERRPDIVIRFGAGPNLPKSLRRGPELVMRG
- a CDS encoding TlyA family RNA methyltransferase; the encoded protein is MSPARKRADILLVERGLFESRARARAAIEAGLVTADDKQVAKPSETIAEDAVIQAEPAHPYVSRGGVKLAGALERYPIEIEDHVCLDVGASTGGFTEVLLANGASLVFAVDVGTSQLHPSLRGHSKIVSMEETDIRAYDGKRLPARPDVVVIDVSFISLKTVLPVALSLAAAPMSLLALIKPQFEADRKHNKKGIIRDAAVHREICDDVAAFAASLGCTDIEVFPSAITGGDGNIEFFLGARRG
- a CDS encoding class I SAM-dependent RNA methyltransferase, translated to MVERMTIDHVGHRGDGVSLDAGDAIYVPYTLGGENVEVDHVVGNHPDRRKLLAVDVASPERVAPFCPHFGVCGGCAIQHWAAEPYHAWKRGIVVETLAQAGIDCEVASLVDAHGAGRRRMTLHGRFGTHDILKVGFSAASSHDVIPIDRCPILDPGLEGALDAGWALAELLTSKMPVTKPLDIQVTATANGLDIDVRGSGPLPTSLVTALSRVAEQHRLARLTRHGELVLQRLPPTLQMGRAEVTLPPGSFLQATVAGEETLASLVAERIGKAKNVLDLFCGVGPFALRLAEKSRVTAHDNDAGAIAALAKAARTPGLKPIKAEPRDLFRRPLVAPELRDFDAVVFDPPRQGAQAQALKLAASKVPVVVAVSCNVATFARDARLLIDGGYKMDAVVPVDQFRHTPHVELVARFVR
- a CDS encoding class I SAM-dependent methyltransferase: MEVNSDRLNAFMGKMVTEFGAAMNASLVLLGDKLGLYRTLAAKGPMNSSEFASATGTAERYVREWLASQAASGYIEYDSASAKFSMLPEQAMALADENSPVFLGAFGNVIASAFLDEPKVSDAFKSGKGVGWNRRSECLFCGTARFFRTGYMHHLVQEWLPSLDGVVDKLKRGAKVADVGCGHGVSTRLMAEAFPNSRFYGFDYHEGSIEAARKAATEAKLGDRVSFAVHSAKTYPAEGYDLVCFFDCLHDMGDPVGAIGHVRETMAKDGTCMLVEPFAGDRLEDNLNPVGRVYYAASTMICTPASLDQEVGLALGAQAGEARLRNVAREGGLTRFRRAAETPFNLILEARI